The sequence below is a genomic window from Oncorhynchus gorbuscha isolate QuinsamMale2020 ecotype Even-year unplaced genomic scaffold, OgorEven_v1.0 Un_scaffold_1769, whole genome shotgun sequence.
actggtgtgtgtgtgtattcagtgtatgtgtgtgtgtacaaggtgtgtgtgtgtcctgtgtgggtgtccagtgtctgtttgtgtgtgtgtgtttccagtgtgtgtgtccgtccagtgtgtgtgtgtcgggtgtgtgtacagttttttgtccagtgtgtgtgtccagtttgtgtgtgtgtgtatgtgtgtgtgtgtgcttcttgtgtgtgtgtgtgtcctgtgtgtgtgtgtgtgtgtgtgtgtgtgtgtgcttcttgtgtgtgtgggtgtcgtgtgtgtgtgtgtccagtgtgtttgcgtgtgtgtgtcctgtgtgtgtgtgtgtgtgtgtgtgtgtgtgtgtgtgtgtgtgtgtgtgtgtgtgtgtgtgtgtgtgtgtgtgtgtgtgtgtgtgtgtgtgtgtgtgtgtgtgtgtgtgtgtgtgtttccagtgtgtgtgacacagagttatatatttatctattttatatttatctatttatattcttatttgatattttattaaaatattgtgttgtgtttgattagGGACACTGAAGAGTCATCATAAACCCAAAACCCTGGATAGAGCGGCTCAGTGAATGTGGTGTAGAATGTGTTCAGGTGGGTCAGTGTGTCAGAGGAGACTCTGTAGAAGGACAGAGTGCCGGCTGGCCAGTCCAGATACACTCCTACTCTGTGGGAGCTGGAGGAAGGGACGTCTATGAGAGTGGTATTATAATTGTGCCTGGCAGTGTAACTGTTGTCAGAGCAGAACAGACTCCAGGACTTGTCATTCCATCCGAGTCCACAgtccttaccctctcctctcctgttgattcctttatatgtcactcctaTAACTGGCCATCCCCCACTCCACtctacctcccagtaacagcgcCCAGTCAGACGCTCTCTACACAGCACCTGTCTACAGACCTCAAATCTCTCTGGGTGATCAGGATACGGCTGCTTCTTTCTCCCACATGTCACCTTTCTGTTCTccttagacagagagaggagtctgtGTGCTGTGTTTGGGTCCAGTGTGAGATCACAGGCATCTGATGGATGAAACCAGACACAATATTAGAAATCATCATCATTCACATTAGAATGTTAACTCACCTTTCACTAATTCATTTAATGTAGAGCTACTATCTTGTTTCTATGTATCAAAAGGAGATGTTAAGGTAACTTGAGACTTTTGATTGATCAACTGTTATACTATATGATAATATAAAACACACTTATTCCCATTaatttcacagacacacacacacacacacacacacacacacacacacacacactcacacacacacacacacacacacccacagtcatggcacacacacacacacacacacacacacacaccccatgatGCATGCATGAACACTCACACATTTCTGATGTAACACAAACATGCCACacacctacacagacacacacattgtcaAAGCAACTCTTTCTAAACGTTGGTGTCCCTGATTTCTGCTTCTGTAGAACTACAGCTGATATTTAATATGTCC
It includes:
- the LOC124024184 gene encoding stonustoxin subunit beta-like encodes the protein MKPGLRKYACDLTLDPNTAHRLLSLSKENRKVTCGRKKQPYPDHPERFEVCRQVLCRERLTGRCYWEVEWSGGWPVIGVTYKGINRRGEGKDCGLGWNDKSWSLFCSDNSYTARHNYNTTLIDVPSSSSHRVGVYLDWPAGTLSFYRVSSDTLTHLNTFYTTFTEPLYPGFWVYDDSSVSLIKHNTIF